One window from the genome of Anopheles merus strain MAF chromosome 3R, AmerM5.1, whole genome shotgun sequence encodes:
- the LOC121595406 gene encoding midasin-like, with protein MSRLRLVQQFGYRDEIETHVNQKSSLANQQSPSFSGGAATGLESDKWNQMVGRLDKCFVGSSLSNIYHLAVASVLRKVHSESDMKSLENVERANQFCNEKIEDLPIFPFEEDEPGREEPEEIPVVLRKKRRSASKKGKKRHNDAGQPESAQDMFLRLMNLAAGGQDEVDEDEEDDDADEQDFERTGTGNDDAEGEYSENESASELSEEELECLEMAVMDERAESSVTQERLEGPDASSHSDADRELSSEELFQRKREARLQRMAELNSRLDRYSSPTPTASPSEAPVQTESGETGETSQSKTEEQVVLSEDEQKYLQRRAERLERLEREAKEFRSRLSKTVHRGTEISAQIDEIHNGFMARQSDSSPVPGCSGEAQSSRVDLSCLTDKEREYTSARAERLERLENESQKLLKQMNQTMRRGSSFTTKLDMLHTRYGYPAANEPEANVETSARPEQQTANGDELGPEETPKPEPAVEMEETVPQEQEEQDYAVGGPYVPMGPIELVLVSDEEVMDEVSNLLEGETQHSLEESNESPEQS; from the coding sequence ATGTCGAGGTTAAGACTTGTACAACAATTCGGTTATAGAGACGAGATAGAGACGCACGTGAATCAGAAGTCAAGTTTGGCTAATCAACAGTCACCCAGCTTCAGTGGAGGAGCGGCAACGGGTTTGGAGTCAGACAAATGGAACCAGATGGTTGGCCGATTGGATAAGTGTTTTGTTGGGAGCTCTCTGTCCAATATCTACCATCTCGCCGTGGCAAGCGTGTTGCGAAAGGTGCACAGCGAGTCGGACATGAAATCGCTCGAGAATGTAGAACGGGCGAACCAATTCTGCAATGAAAAGATCGAAGATTTACCCATCTTTCCGTTCGAGGAAGACGAGCCGGGCCGGGAGGAGCCGGAAGAGATTCCTGTGGTGCTGCGAAAGAAGCGTCGGTCGGCCTCCAAAAAGGGCAAGAAAAGGCACAATGATGCGGGTCAGCCGGAATCGGCACAGGATATGTTTCTTCGTTTGATGAACCTTGCCGCGGGTGGCCAGGACGAGGTGgatgaggacgaggaggacgatgaTGCCGACGAGCAGGACTTTGAGCGTACCGGCACAGGGAATGACGATGCCGAGGGCGAGTACAGCGAGAACGAAAGCGCCAGTGAGCTGAGCGAGGAGGAGCTGGAATGTTTGGAGATGGCAGTAATGGACGAACGTGCCGAATCCTCGGTTACGCAGGAACGCCTCGAAGGCCCGGATGCTTCGTCACACTCTGACGCGGATCGGGAGCTGTCGAGCGAGGAACTATTCCAACGGAAGCGGGAAGCACGTTTGCAAAGAATGGCCGAGCTCAATTCCAGGTTGGACCGCTACTCGTCACCAACACCTACGGCGTCCCCTTCGGAGGCTCCAGTCCAAACGGAGAGTGGGGAAACGGGCGAGACCTCCCAATCCAAGACGGAGGAACAGGTAGTGCTGAGTGAAGACGAACAGAAGTATCTGCAGCGACGGGCCGAACGATTGGAGCGGCTGGAACGGGAAGCGAAGGAGTTCCGCAGCAGGCTTTCGAAAACGGTCCACCGGGGTACCGAAATATCTGCCCAGATCGATGAGATCCACAATGGCTTCATGGCCCGCCAATCGGACTCATCTCCCGTGCCGGGATGCTCGGGTGAGGCGCAATCGAGCAGGGTAGACCTGTCCTGCCTCACCGACAAGGAGCGTGAGTACACATCGGCCCGGGCCGAGCGACTTGAGCGGCTTGAAAACGAAAGTCAAAAGCTACTGAAGCAAATGAATCAAACAATGCGTCGGGGCAGCAGTTTTACGACGAAGCTGGACATGTTGCATACTCGGTACGGTTACCCGGCGGCTAATGAACCGGAAGCCAATGTCGAAACCAGTGCCAGACCCGAACAGCAAACGGCAAATGGCGATGAACTTGGGCCGGAGGAAACTCCCAAGCCAGAACCTGCAGTGGAGATGGAAGAAACCGTTCCGCAGGAGCAGGAGGAACAAGATTATGCCGTTGGTGGACCTTACGTGCCCATGGGACCAATAGAGCTGGTGCTCGTGTCGGACGAGGAAGTAATGGACGAGGTCAGCAACCTGCTGGAAGGGGAAACGCAACACAGTTTGGAGGAGTCCAACGAAAGCCCTGAGCAATCTTAG
- the LOC121596253 gene encoding restin homolog, whose translation MGGVQSANDGRETQTSDRESSHISNHTPPSVPVPDSVAALKTDDELHDATIPPQEQNDPEPVGDDAQRPAHESDDAAESDDSMTEKCQARKMTVELANFRRDLQQKRQLHQSKLVAVKDELEHLRKALAEEKRRNRALIKYVQQQELQLTKRANDGEGAEETPASGAVRREALQIVASGENAPLEPAERVNAEAAEDERHEQSSSAGGQSVERADDARLALKRELAESQHALQCTTGELLELRHELAQLRTQLRAQQDEAEAESSRQCGAARTLKAELAETQFRLQISQAEALSLQSDVDQLRNQVKSLKDVIKAGKEIIAIREDQVEQLKGKLRQIEDTLQERELQIMSDDLRREYDRQLTNIRNLRDLYEERERVSRMERDNLVRQLDLKKNELATEQEKNKNLEALVESLQTDLTRLRTELEQTQDRLGQSQAESKQLQLEMGVVNQFISKFLLGMSRKPTASDINIDKLAAVLEENRDLLIEMTKDEAETIDTGAFLPRALYDLITEVDEANELPPGDEGREEDGAEASGEDEFTDVQKASPEQIADKLPKVWRVLIELVNHQERAQPVPFVEGGESEECLKSVQTRNGPKTVVSVSKTYIKLKDLILEKKSLKKETNRLRTLNSHLERRLDSQEKRLSAVSLELTKTWHLVGKMQRQHRQLHTQEQILRYHLQQKRRLLSELKEELEYCRLKWSAAREKNIESEGQWKSLKADFAARRKQDSLNNSGESGYSDEQPSDEEDTRVNRKSSLANQQSPSFSGGAAMGLESDKWNQMVGRLDKCFVGSSLSNIYHLAVASVLRKVHSESDMKSLENVERANQFCNEKIEDLPIFPFEEDEPGREEPEEIPTVVLRKKRRSASKKGKKRHNDAGQPESAQDMFLRLMNLAAGGQDEVDEDEEDDDADEQDFERTGTGNDDAEGEYSENESASELSEEELECLEMAVMDERAESSVTQERLEGPDASSHSDADRELSSEELFQRKREARLQRMAELNSRLDRYSSPTPTASPSEAPVQTESGETGETSQSKTEEQVVLSEDEQKYLQRRAERLERLEREAKEFRSRLSKTVHRGTEISAQIDEIHNGFMARQSDSSPVPGCSGEAQSSRVDLSCLTDKEREYTSARAERLERLENESQKLLKQMNQTMRRGSSLTTKLDMLHTRYGSPAANEPEANVETSARPEQQTANGDELGPEETPKPEPAVEMEETVPQEQEEQDYAVGGPYVPMGPIELVLVSDEEVMDEVSNLLVGETQHSLEDSNESPEQS comes from the exons ATGGGGGGCGTACAGTCGGCCAACGATGGCCGGGAAACTCAAACATCCGACAGGGAGTCTTCGCACATCTCCAATCACACGCCCCCGAGCGTGCCCGTTCCGGACAGCGTGGCCGCACTGAAAACAGATGACGAATTACACGATGCCACAATCCCGCCACAAGAACAAAATGACCCTGAGCCGGTCGGCGACGATGCACAACGCCCAGCGCACGAAAGTGACGATGCGGCCGAAAGTGACGATAGTATGACGGAAAAATGTCAAGCACGCAAAATGACCGTCGAGTTAGCTAATTTCCGACGTGACCTACAGCAGAAGCGACAGCTGCACCAGTCCAAGCTGGTGGCGGTAAAGGACGAGCTGGAGCACCTGCGCAAAGCGCTAGCAGAGGAGAAGCGACGCAACCGGGCACTAATCAAGTACGTCCAGCAGCAAGAGCTGCAGCTGACAAAGCGAGCGAACGACGGAGAGGGCGCTGAAGAAACCCCAGCGAGTGGTGCGGTGAGACGCGAAGCGCTACAGATCGTAGCGAGCGGTGAGAACGCACCGCTGGAACCGGCCGAACGAGTGAACGCGGAAGCTGCGGAGGATGAACGACACGAGCAGAGTTCATCGGCCGGCGGACAAAGCGTCGAGCGGGCGGACGACGCGCGGTTAGCGTTGAAGCGAGAGCTGGCTGAGTCACAGCACGCGCTACAGTGCACCACCGGTGAGCTGCTCGAGCTGCGCCACGAGCTGGCTCAGTTGAGAACGCAGCTTCGCGCGCAACAGGACGAAGCCGAGGCGGAGAGCTCGCGACAGTGCGGCGCAGCACGGACACTGAAAGCGGAACTGGCCGAGACGCAGTTCCGGCTGCAGATATCCCAGGCGGAGGCACTGTCGCTACAGTCCGATGTCGACCAGCTGCGCAATCAGGTGAAATCGCTCAAGGACGTGATCAAGGCGGGAAAGGAGATCATCGCTATTCGGGAGGATCAAGTTGAGCAG CTAAAAGGAAAACTACGCCAGATAGAGGACACACTGCAGGAGCGCGAGCTGCAAATTATGTCCGACGATTTGCGTCGGGAGTATGATCGACAGCTGACAAACATTCGCAACCTAAGAGATCTGTACGAGGAGCGCGAACGTGTCTCGAGAATGGAGCGCGACAATTTGGTCCGCCAGTTGGACCTGAAGAAGAACGAACTAGCGACCGAGCAGGAAAA AAATAAAAACCTGGAAGCGTTGGTGGAAAGTTTGCAGACGGATCTGACCCGGCTTCGGACGGAGCTGGAGCAGACGCAGGATAGGTTGGGACAATCGCAGGCCGAATCGAAGCAGCTGCAACTCGAGATGGGAGTTGTAAATCAGTTCATCTCAAAGTTCCTGCTCGGCATGAGCCGCAAACCTACCGCAAGCGACATCAACATCGACAAGCTGGCAGCCGTGCTGGAAGAAAACCGAGATCTGTTAATCGAGATGACTAAGGACGAGGCGGAAACCATCGATACGGGAGCGTTCCTGCCGCGTGCCCTTTACGACCTAATCACGGAAGTGGACGAAGCGAACGAGCTGCCGCCCGGTGACGAGGGAAGGGAGGAGGATGGGGCCGAGGCCAGCGGCGAGGACGAGTTCACTGATGTGCAGAAGGCATCGCCGGAACAGATTGCTGACAAGTTGCCAAAAGTCTGGCGGGTGCTGATTGAGCTGGTGAACCATCAGGAACGAGCCCAGCCGGTCCCGTTTGTG GAAGGTGGCGAGAGCGAGGAATGTCTCAAGTCGGTGCAGACGCGCAACGGACCGAAAACGGTCGTTAGTGTTAGCAAGACGTACATCAAACTTAAGGATTTAATATTGGAGAAGAAATCGCTCAAGAAGGAAACTAACCGACTGCGGACGTTAAATTCGCATCTCGAACGAAGGCTCGATTCGCAGGAGAAGCGTCTGAGTGCTGTGAGTTTGGAGCTGACAAAAACATGGCATCTGGTGGGAAAAATGCAA CGCCAGCATCGTCAGCTACACACTCAGGAGCAAATTCTACGCTATCATCTGCAACAAAAGCGCCGACTGCTCAGCGAACTCAAGGAAGAGCTCGAGTACTGTCGTTTGAAGTGGTCGGCTGCGCGTGAGAAAAACATCGAATCCGAGGGCCAGTGGAAGTCCCTTAAAGCCGACTTTGCCGCCCGTCGCAAGCAGGACTCGCTCAACAACTCAGGCGAAAGTGGCTACAGCGACGAGCAGCCGTCCGACGAGGAGGATACGCGCGTGAATCGGAAGTCAAGTTTGGCTAATCAACAGTCACCCAGCTTCAGTGGAGGAGCGGCAATGGGTTTGGAGTCAGACAAATGGAACCAGATGGTTGGCCGATTGGATAAGTGTTTTGTTGGGAGCTCTCTGTCCAATATCTACCATCTCGCCGTGGCAAGCGTGTTGCGAAAGGTGCACAGCGAGTCGGACATGAAATCGCTCGAGAATGTCGAACGGGCGAACCAATTCTGCAATGAAAAGATCGAAGATTTACCCATCTTTCCGTTCGAGGAGGACGAGCCGGGCCGGGAGGAGCCGGAAGAGATCCCTACGGTGGTGTTGCGAAAGAAGCGTCGGTCGGCCTCCAAAAAGGGCAAGAAAAGGCACAATGATGCGGGTCAGCCGGAATCGGCACAGGATATGTTTCTTCGTTTGATGAACCTTGCCGCGGGTGGCCAGGACGAGGTGgatgaggacgaggaggacgatgaTGCCGACGAGCAGGACTTTGAGCGTACCGGCACAGGGAATGACGATGCCGAGGGCGAGTACAGCGAGAACGAAAGCGCCAGTGAGCTGAGCGAGGAGGAGCTGGAATGTTTGGAGATGGCAGTAATGGACGAACGTGCCGAATCCTCGGTTACGCAGGAACGCCTCGAAGGCCCGGATGCTTCGTCACACTCTGACGCGGATCGGGAGCTGTCGAGCGAGGAACTATTCCAACGGAAGCGGGAAGCACGTTTGCAAAGAATGGCCGAGCTCAATTCCAGGTTGGACCGCTACTCGTCACCAACACCTACGGCGTCCCCTTCGGAGGCTCCAGTCCAAACGGAGAGTGGGGAAACGGGCGAGACCTCCCAATCCAAGACGGAGGAACAGGTAGTGCTGAGTGAAGACGAACAGAAGTATCTGCAGCGACGGGCCGAACGATTGGAGCGGCTGGAACGGGAAGCGAAGGAGTTCCGCAGCAGGCTTTCGAAAACGGTCCACCGGGGTACCGAAATATCTGCCCAGATCGATGAGATCCACAATGGCTTCATGGCCCGCCAATCGGACTCATCTCCCGTGCCGGGATGCTCGGGTGAGGCGCAATCGAGCAGGGTAGACCTGTCCTGCCTCACCGACAAGGAGCGTGAGTACACATCGGCCCGGGCCGAGCGACTTGAACGGCTTGAAAACGAAAGTCAGAAGCTACTGAAGCAAATGAATCAAACAATGCGTCGGGGCAGCAGTCTTACGACGAAGCTGGACATGTTGCATACTCGGTACGGTTCCCCGGCGGCTAATGAACCGGAAGCCAATGTCGAAACCAGTGCCAGGCCCGAACAGCAAACGGCAAATGGCGATGAACTTGGGCCGGAGGAAACTCCCAAGCCAGAACCTGCAGTGGAGATGGAAGAGACCGTTCCGCAGGAGCAGGAGGAACAAGATTATGCCGTTGGTGGACCTTACGTGCCCATGGGACCAATAGAGCTGGTGCTCGTGTCGGACGAGGAAGTAATGGACGAGGTCAGCAACCTGCTGGTAGGGGAAACGCAACACAGTTTGGAAGACTCCAACGAAAGCCCTGAGCAATCTTAG
- the LOC121596255 gene encoding lysine--tRNA ligase-like isoform X1 produces the protein MSPLAKYHRSRSGLTERFELFVMGKEICNAYTELNDPAVQRQRFKQQAAEKVAGNDEAQLVDENFCTALEYGLPPTGGWGLGIDRLAMFLTDCTSIKEVLLFPAMKPDESIRKKGNGGA, from the coding sequence ATGAGCCCATTGGCAAAGTACCACCGTTCTCGCTCCGGTTTGACGGAACGATTCGAGCTGTTTGTAATGGGGAAAGAAATCTGTAACGCTTATACCGAGCTGAACGATCCGGCTGTGCAGCGGCAACGGTTTAAGCAACAGGCAGCAGAAAAGGTCGCCGGAAATGACGAGGCCCAGCTGGTGGATGAGAACTTTTGTACTGCCCTGGAGTATGGTTTACCGCCGACTGGAGGCTGGGGGTTGGGTATCGACAGGCTGGCCATGTTTTTAACCGACTGTACCAGCATTAAGGAAGTGTTGCTATTTCCGGCCATGAAACCAGATGAATCAATACGCAAAAAGGGCAACGGTGGTGCCTAA